A single genomic interval of Fructobacillus americanaquae harbors:
- a CDS encoding septation ring formation regulator EzrA, whose protein sequence is MWIIIAVIVIIAILIGLGWVVLTQRQAAAQAVDFSLAKKALMDEDIATDLAAARKVALAGQALQNFQETEKIYRDLRNHRFAAIDAEINRAMQLSAGLNVWKTRKSLQSLLDQMTEAVSLQKQVVSGLESIQQENKMQRQAIDQLHGDFDDITERLTAMNNPYGPSAPALLAFLSDEEDEYQRYHELIEAGDRVKAAQKFEEVGMIAGQVLDYMQNLPILFTAFNEKYLDQINELHTSWLDLTDRGVVFAEGVLEDALSEVDDLRLQGLQAIEGLKVKEANTISTTLNQKIQDLYDLMEEEYQAYHRYFKQQERVNTEFDRVKEQNHSLLLELTYLKGRFILGHEEEDRQSSYHHDIEELVLSQQEVQRALKEGSQTYSWAVTRQENWLSILSQLDSDQVALYHQIEEFQPALQSAKEHTTAYIDQIRGVKRSLERRDLPGLPEDFLQKFFTVSDEITRLDEAVYAGEVDLDDVQRQLNIVAADFDTLKEQAHTVIVAADLAVSLLQYANRYREQNEEVAKALKVGQKLYQVDFDYDGVIQEMKPVLQEVEPGAFERLQKNQDPVLL, encoded by the coding sequence ATGTGGATTATTATTGCAGTTATCGTGATTATCGCTATCTTAATCGGTCTTGGTTGGGTAGTTTTGACACAACGGCAGGCTGCCGCGCAGGCGGTAGATTTTAGTTTGGCTAAAAAAGCGCTCATGGATGAAGACATTGCCACTGATTTGGCAGCAGCAAGAAAGGTCGCCTTAGCTGGTCAGGCTTTGCAAAATTTCCAGGAAACGGAAAAAATTTATCGTGACTTGCGCAACCATCGCTTTGCGGCAATTGATGCGGAAATCAATCGCGCGATGCAATTGAGCGCTGGATTGAACGTTTGGAAGACCAGAAAGTCGCTACAATCTTTGTTAGATCAAATGACCGAAGCTGTTTCTTTGCAAAAACAGGTTGTTTCAGGACTGGAAAGTATACAGCAAGAAAACAAGATGCAACGTCAGGCTATCGATCAATTACATGGTGATTTTGACGATATCACAGAGCGGTTAACAGCCATGAATAACCCCTATGGCCCAAGTGCACCGGCTTTATTAGCCTTTTTATCTGATGAGGAAGATGAGTACCAACGCTACCATGAATTAATTGAGGCTGGGGACCGAGTAAAGGCAGCCCAAAAGTTCGAAGAGGTTGGGATGATCGCTGGTCAGGTTCTTGATTATATGCAAAATCTGCCGATTTTATTTACCGCTTTTAATGAAAAATACTTGGATCAGATTAACGAATTGCACACGAGCTGGCTTGATTTGACGGATCGTGGCGTTGTTTTTGCCGAAGGTGTCTTGGAAGATGCTTTGAGTGAGGTCGATGACCTCCGCCTTCAAGGACTTCAGGCGATTGAAGGTTTGAAAGTCAAGGAAGCAAATACGATTTCAACAACGTTAAACCAGAAGATTCAAGACCTGTATGACCTCATGGAAGAAGAATATCAGGCCTATCACCGTTACTTTAAGCAACAAGAACGTGTCAATACAGAATTTGATCGGGTTAAGGAACAAAACCATTCTTTGCTGCTTGAGCTAACTTATTTGAAGGGACGTTTCATTTTGGGTCATGAGGAAGAAGACCGACAGTCTAGTTATCACCATGACATTGAAGAATTAGTATTGAGTCAACAAGAAGTCCAACGGGCCTTAAAGGAAGGTAGTCAGACATACAGCTGGGCAGTTACGCGCCAAGAAAATTGGTTATCAATTTTGAGCCAGTTAGATAGCGACCAGGTTGCCTTGTACCATCAAATTGAGGAATTCCAACCTGCTTTGCAATCCGCTAAGGAGCATACAACTGCTTATATTGATCAAATTCGCGGTGTGAAGCGCTCTCTTGAACGTCGCGACCTACCAGGGTTGCCCGAGGACTTTCTACAAAAATTCTTTACAGTGAGTGACGAAATTACGCGCCTGGATGAGGCCGTGTATGCGGGAGAAGTCGATCTGGATGATGTGCAGCGTCAATTGAACATTGTCGCTGCTGACTTCGACACCTTAAAGGAACAGGCTCATACTGTGATTGTCGCTGCTGATTTAGCCGTTTCACTCCTTCAATATGCTAACCGTTACCGCGAACAAAACGAAGAAGTCGCTAAGGCGTTAAAGGTCGGTCAAAAGCTCTATCAAGTTGATTTTGATTACGATGGCGTAATTCAAGAGATGAAGCCAGTCTTGCAAGAGGTTGAGCCCGGAGCCTTTGAGCGCCTCCAGAAAAATCAGGATCCAGTTCTTTTATAA
- a CDS encoding APC family permease has protein sequence MQLLKRAFARESAAGYLEKDQQMERVLTTKDLIGLGVGTVIGSGIFILPGHEASNNAGPAVSIAFLVAAIFSGICGMAFAEFSSAMPVAGSAYSYGSVIYGEVIGWILGWSLILEYFLAVSAIATGFSAYFNNLLSQMGWALPKALQAGPGAGGVVNLMAVVIILISAAVLFAGVSQSKKIENAGVVLKVAIIALFIIGGLFFIKGHNYADFYPKQFQTGAFGLGGLTAATASIIFSFLGFDTIAAHAAEVKNPTKTMSRGILGTVAISAILYTLFSIVLTGIVNYKSLGVDDPAAFALQAVKQTQFSVVITIGALIGMFTAVLALIFASSRLAYSFGRDGLLPRGLGKVAGPHRLPVNALILAVAVEAFLAGLVPLSTLANLINIGTLTAFMFISFGVLILRKRHDLKHDGFKMPFYPVLPLIAAGLSLLLILRLPAETLKMYGVWVVIGLIWYFTYGIRHSALKQINK, from the coding sequence ATGCAGTTACTAAAACGTGCCTTTGCCCGCGAGTCAGCTGCTGGTTACCTTGAAAAGGATCAGCAGATGGAGCGTGTGCTTACAACAAAAGACCTAATCGGCCTGGGTGTGGGAACCGTCATTGGTTCTGGAATCTTTATTTTACCCGGTCATGAGGCCTCTAACAACGCTGGTCCGGCTGTTTCTATCGCCTTTCTAGTTGCAGCTATCTTCTCTGGTATCTGCGGCATGGCTTTTGCCGAATTTTCATCAGCCATGCCAGTTGCTGGATCAGCTTATTCTTACGGATCTGTCATCTATGGTGAAGTAATTGGTTGGATTCTTGGCTGGTCCTTAATTTTGGAATACTTCTTGGCAGTTTCAGCGATTGCCACTGGTTTTTCAGCTTATTTCAATAATTTACTGAGCCAAATGGGTTGGGCTTTGCCTAAGGCTCTCCAGGCTGGACCTGGTGCCGGTGGTGTCGTCAATTTGATGGCCGTGGTTATTATCTTAATTTCAGCAGCTGTTCTATTCGCTGGTGTGAGCCAATCAAAGAAGATTGAAAATGCCGGTGTTGTTTTGAAGGTTGCCATTATTGCCCTCTTCATTATCGGTGGCCTCTTCTTCATAAAAGGACATAACTACGCTGATTTCTACCCTAAGCAGTTCCAAACAGGTGCCTTTGGTTTGGGTGGTTTAACTGCCGCAACCGCTTCCATCATCTTCTCCTTCCTAGGATTTGACACGATTGCTGCCCACGCAGCCGAAGTCAAGAATCCAACAAAAACAATGTCTCGGGGGATCTTAGGTACAGTCGCAATTTCCGCCATCCTGTACACCTTGTTCTCAATTGTCTTGACAGGGATCGTCAATTACAAGAGCTTGGGCGTTGATGACCCAGCCGCTTTCGCCTTGCAGGCCGTTAAGCAAACACAGTTTTCTGTTGTCATTACAATTGGCGCTTTAATTGGAATGTTCACCGCTGTGTTGGCCTTAATTTTCGCTTCATCACGTTTGGCTTATTCTTTCGGTCGTGATGGTCTCTTACCTCGTGGCTTAGGAAAGGTCGCTGGTCCACACCGTCTGCCAGTCAACGCCTTGATTTTAGCAGTTGCTGTTGAAGCATTCTTGGCTGGCCTTGTCCCATTGAGTACATTGGCTAATTTGATTAACATCGGTACTTTGACGGCCTTCATGTTTATCAGCTTCGGCGTCTTGATCTTACGTAAGCGTCACGACCTGAAACATGATGGTTTCAAGATGCCATTCTATCCTGTCTTACCATTAATTGCTGCCGGATTATCATTACTGTTGATCCTACGCTTGCCTGCAGAAACATTGAAAATGTATGGTGTTTGGGTCGTAATTGGCCTGATTTGGTACTTTACTTACGGTATCCGCCACTCTGCACTGAAGCAAATTAACAAATAA
- a CDS encoding guanylate kinase — protein sequence MGDEKAMNRVIVLTGPAGAGKTSIATYLKEKWRVPQVITHTTRPKRAGEVDGLDYYFETKDSFLLNHYLESVHYSQANYGSSKEGLEKAWQKNNLASIVLDTKGAETYQKILGDQAWIWYVTIKDVVKLENRLIARGDETDRVQDRLSAPEFQRDLKLPDQLQGGAEIIVNDDWQQTCDQVDRLVER from the coding sequence ATGGGGGATGAGAAAGCCATGAATCGGGTAATTGTTTTAACGGGACCAGCTGGAGCGGGAAAGACCTCAATTGCAACTTACTTAAAGGAAAAATGGCGCGTGCCGCAAGTCATCACACATACTACCCGTCCTAAGCGGGCTGGTGAGGTTGACGGCCTTGATTATTATTTTGAAACGAAGGATTCTTTCTTATTAAACCATTATTTAGAATCTGTTCATTATAGTCAGGCAAATTATGGTTCTTCTAAGGAAGGTTTAGAAAAAGCGTGGCAGAAAAACAACCTTGCTAGTATTGTCTTAGACACCAAAGGAGCTGAAACCTACCAAAAAATTTTAGGTGACCAGGCCTGGATTTGGTACGTTACGATTAAAGATGTTGTCAAACTTGAGAACCGCCTGATTGCTCGTGGGGATGAAACAGACCGGGTGCAGGATCGCTTATCGGCACCGGAGTTCCAACGAGACTTAAAGCTACCTGATCAATTGCAAGGCGGTGCTGAGATTATTGTTAATGATGATTGGCAGCAAACCTGTGACCAGGTAGATCGGTTAGTAGAACGCTAA
- the rsmG gene encoding 16S rRNA (guanine(527)-N(7))-methyltransferase RsmG, translating to MDQEAFVKSLKEAGLTLSDQQIDQFDRYFSLLVETNKEFNLTAITDLEEVYLKHFYDSLTLAFYQPDLKVAEPTLIDIGSGAGFPAIPLKIALPNLKVTLIDSLNKRVNFLKTVVADLGLKNVTVLHGRAEDFGQDQHMRESFDYATARAVARTAVLAEYTLPFVKLDGQLLVMKGSAGEDELQAGQKSLQTLGGQFQESFTFTLPNQDPRMIQIIAKVQKTPKKYPRQAGTPSKKPL from the coding sequence TTGGACCAAGAAGCATTTGTAAAAAGCCTAAAGGAAGCTGGGTTAACATTGTCAGACCAGCAAATTGATCAGTTTGACCGGTATTTTTCCTTGTTAGTCGAGACGAATAAGGAATTTAATTTAACGGCCATTACGGACCTTGAAGAGGTTTATTTAAAGCATTTTTATGATTCGCTGACCTTGGCTTTTTACCAACCCGACTTAAAGGTCGCTGAACCAACATTGATTGATATTGGTTCTGGTGCCGGCTTCCCGGCAATTCCTTTAAAAATTGCTTTACCAAACCTAAAGGTGACGCTGATTGATTCTTTGAACAAACGGGTTAACTTTTTAAAAACAGTTGTTGCAGATCTCGGCTTAAAAAATGTAACGGTTTTGCATGGTCGTGCTGAGGACTTTGGTCAAGACCAACACATGCGTGAAAGTTTTGATTATGCCACGGCCAGGGCTGTTGCGCGCACTGCCGTTTTAGCTGAGTACACATTGCCGTTTGTTAAACTCGATGGACAACTTTTGGTGATGAAGGGGTCGGCTGGTGAAGACGAGTTGCAGGCCGGTCAAAAGTCTTTACAGACACTTGGTGGTCAATTCCAGGAAAGCTTCACTTTCACCTTACCAAATCAGGATCCACGAATGATTCAGATTATTGCTAAGGTACAAAAGACACCAAAGAAGTATCCAAGGCAGGCCGGTACTCCTAGCAAAAAGCCATTATAA
- a CDS encoding ParA family protein, which produces MAKIIALANQKGGVGKTTTSINLGAALAKAGKRVLLVDADPQGNATSGVGVDKSELENDVYEVLINGVAAQDAIVGADTLDILPTTIQLSESEVQLVDLPRREFRLKDALAPLADQYDYILIDNPPSLGLLTINSFTAADAVLIPVQTEFYALEGLGQLLNTIELVRQGLNPDLEMAGILLTMYDTRTNLARQVSEQVRKYFEDRVYQTVIPRTVRLSEAPSYGQAIIDFDPKSLGARVYTEFAKEVMAQYG; this is translated from the coding sequence ATGGCAAAGATTATTGCTTTAGCCAACCAAAAAGGTGGGGTTGGCAAGACAACAACAAGTATTAACCTGGGTGCTGCCTTGGCAAAAGCTGGTAAGCGGGTTTTGTTAGTTGATGCCGATCCACAGGGAAATGCAACCTCTGGTGTTGGTGTTGACAAATCAGAATTAGAGAATGATGTTTATGAAGTCTTGATTAATGGCGTTGCCGCTCAGGACGCTATTGTTGGTGCCGATACTTTGGATATTTTACCAACGACGATTCAGTTGTCAGAAAGTGAAGTACAGTTAGTTGATCTTCCACGACGAGAATTTCGCTTAAAGGATGCACTAGCACCATTGGCTGATCAGTATGACTATATTTTGATTGACAATCCGCCTTCATTAGGACTTTTGACGATTAACTCCTTCACAGCAGCCGATGCGGTTTTGATTCCAGTCCAAACGGAATTTTACGCTTTGGAGGGTTTGGGGCAATTGCTCAATACGATTGAACTTGTTCGTCAAGGTCTAAATCCTGATTTGGAAATGGCCGGTATCTTATTAACGATGTATGATACAAGAACAAATTTGGCAAGACAGGTGTCTGAGCAAGTACGCAAGTACTTTGAAGACCGGGTTTACCAAACGGTTATTCCGCGGACAGTTCGGTTGTCGGAAGCACCTTCGTACGGCCAGGCGATTATTGATTTTGACCCAAAGTCACTCGGTGCACGGGTGTATACCGAATTTGCTAAGGAGGTCATGGCGCAGTATGGTTAA
- a CDS encoding ParB/RepB/Spo0J family partition protein, with protein MVNKRGGLGKNMDSLFGSNGISKEALAHSKTVSRNPDAGEKVVSLPLDQIEANPFQPRLHFDEESIKELAQSIKENGMLTPIIVRQSGVKYQIIAGERRFRATKTLPVKEITAIVRATNDDTMATLALIENLQRDNLDPIEESRAYANLMAQLDLNQTQLAEKLGKERTTIANALRLLRLPNQVQDLVQAGELSMGQARALLGLEKESQMNAVVQTILKEQLNVRQVETLVKRVNAGDQKPAKKVESPFAKDLANRLEDKFGTKVKVNTGSKGAGKIEIAYLSEQDLARILSILSIEVD; from the coding sequence ATGGTTAATAAAAGAGGTGGATTGGGTAAAAACATGGATTCGCTCTTTGGATCCAATGGTATTTCAAAGGAAGCTTTGGCCCATTCAAAAACAGTTAGCCGCAATCCGGATGCAGGGGAGAAAGTTGTTTCGCTTCCCTTAGACCAAATTGAAGCCAACCCGTTTCAACCGCGGCTGCACTTTGATGAAGAATCGATCAAAGAGCTCGCTCAGTCAATTAAAGAAAATGGCATGTTGACGCCGATTATTGTTCGTCAAAGCGGTGTTAAGTATCAAATTATTGCTGGGGAGCGTCGTTTCCGCGCAACTAAGACTTTGCCGGTGAAGGAAATTACCGCGATTGTTCGAGCAACCAATGACGATACCATGGCGACGTTGGCACTGATTGAAAACTTGCAACGCGATAACCTGGACCCGATTGAAGAATCACGGGCCTATGCCAACTTGATGGCCCAGTTGGATTTAAACCAAACTCAACTGGCTGAAAAGTTAGGAAAAGAACGGACAACGATTGCCAATGCTTTGCGCTTGTTAAGGTTACCCAATCAGGTTCAAGACTTGGTGCAAGCTGGTGAACTTTCCATGGGACAAGCCCGGGCCTTACTCGGTTTGGAAAAAGAAAGTCAGATGAATGCTGTTGTCCAAACGATCTTGAAAGAACAGTTGAATGTCCGCCAGGTTGAAACACTGGTCAAGAGAGTTAACGCCGGTGACCAAAAGCCTGCCAAAAAGGTTGAATCGCCATTTGCTAAGGATTTAGCAAATCGGTTAGAAGATAAATTTGGCACAAAGGTCAAGGTCAACACCGGTTCAAAGGGTGCAGGAAAGATTGAAATTGCTTATCTTTCAGAACAAGACCTGGCTCGAATCTTAAGTATTTTATCAATTGAGGTAGACTAA
- a CDS encoding DUF951 domain-containing protein yields MAQSIEYGLGDLVEMKKPHACGTNAWVVNRLGADIKITCSNCNRTIMLTRFNFEKRLKKVLKKAEED; encoded by the coding sequence ATGGCGCAATCAATTGAATATGGTCTTGGTGACCTAGTTGAAATGAAGAAGCCCCATGCTTGCGGAACGAATGCTTGGGTGGTCAACCGACTTGGGGCCGATATTAAAATTACCTGTTCGAACTGTAACCGGACAATTATGTTAACCCGGTTTAACTTTGAAAAGCGCTTGAAAAAAGTCTTAAAAAAGGCCGAAGAAGATTGA
- the ychF gene encoding redox-regulated ATPase YchF — MALTAGIVGLPNVGKSTLFNAITKAGAEMANYPFATIEPNVGIVEVPDDRLARIQEIEPADKIIPTTFEFTDIAGIVKGASKGEGLGNKFLENIRQVNAIVHVVRAFDDDEIIHVNGKVDPLDDIDTINTELVLADLEAVDKRYAKVARAAKGSDKVAKAEAAVLEKIKPVLEAGKAVRTVDFSEEEEKVVKGLFLLTSKPTLYVANIAEDDMADPTNSPYYQKIKDFADSEKAEVIALSANAEEEIAQLDDDEKADYLELAGVQEPGLNKLIRSAYHLLDLRTFFTAGGKETRAWTFKAGYKAPQAAGVIHSDFERGFIRAETIAFADLDEYGSVKAVKEAGKLRSEGKDYDVQDGDIIEFRFNV; from the coding sequence ATGGCTTTAACAGCTGGAATCGTTGGACTACCTAATGTTGGTAAGTCAACACTTTTTAATGCAATTACAAAGGCTGGTGCAGAAATGGCAAATTACCCATTTGCCACCATTGAACCAAATGTTGGAATTGTCGAAGTGCCAGATGATCGCTTAGCGCGGATTCAAGAAATTGAACCGGCTGATAAGATTATTCCAACAACATTTGAATTTACCGACATTGCCGGTATCGTAAAGGGTGCTTCCAAAGGTGAAGGACTTGGAAACAAGTTTTTGGAAAACATTCGCCAAGTGAATGCTATTGTTCACGTTGTCCGTGCCTTTGATGACGATGAAATCATTCACGTTAATGGTAAAGTTGATCCACTTGATGATATTGACACCATTAATACTGAGTTGGTCCTAGCTGATTTGGAAGCAGTCGATAAGCGCTATGCGAAGGTTGCTCGTGCTGCGAAGGGATCCGATAAAGTTGCTAAGGCAGAAGCTGCTGTTTTGGAAAAGATTAAGCCTGTCTTGGAAGCTGGCAAGGCCGTGCGGACGGTTGATTTCTCAGAAGAAGAAGAAAAGGTCGTCAAGGGCTTATTCTTGTTGACATCAAAGCCAACGCTTTATGTTGCCAATATCGCAGAAGACGATATGGCGGATCCAACCAACTCGCCTTACTACCAAAAAATTAAGGATTTTGCTGATTCTGAAAAGGCTGAAGTAATTGCCTTGTCAGCCAATGCCGAAGAAGAGATTGCTCAGCTAGATGACGACGAAAAGGCCGATTATTTGGAATTAGCTGGTGTTCAAGAACCTGGTTTGAACAAGCTGATTCGCTCTGCTTACCACTTATTAGACTTGCGAACATTCTTTACTGCTGGTGGCAAAGAAACGCGGGCATGGACCTTTAAGGCCGGATACAAAGCTCCACAGGCTGCTGGTGTGATTCATTCGGACTTTGAGCGTGGATTCATCCGGGCGGAAACGATTGCCTTTGCTGATTTGGACGAATATGGGTCTGTTAAGGCCGTTAAAGAAGCTGGTAAGTTGCGATCAGAAGGAAAAGATTACGACGTTCAAGACGGCGATATTATCGAATTCCGTTTCAACGTATAA
- a CDS encoding DUF1129 domain-containing protein, with translation MTQVDSQLSKKNQDFIFRFKKGLAETDKLSNERKEEIVQTISKKLYVGQKAGKTAAQMYGSPAQLLQEYLNPRRLAKKFHDYSFTFLATDTALVLVMFLSGVFAITMSFGKSSSESQGIGVVSRLLLSFWGGAIYTLAMQRLVPNPKDKHPKKKMPTWLLLIVVAILWVAGFTAFMFIPTVVNPILPLFGNVLVLALAWLAYLLNRKHAGLEHGGILAISKLSQQARVDEANQKE, from the coding sequence ATGACGCAAGTAGATTCGCAATTAAGCAAGAAGAATCAAGACTTTATTTTCCGATTTAAGAAGGGCTTGGCGGAAACTGACAAGCTCAGTAACGAACGCAAGGAAGAAATTGTGCAAACGATTTCTAAAAAGCTTTACGTCGGTCAAAAGGCAGGAAAAACAGCTGCGCAAATGTATGGCTCACCAGCTCAACTTTTGCAAGAGTATTTGAATCCCCGCCGCTTAGCTAAGAAGTTCCACGATTATTCCTTTACATTCTTGGCCACTGATACGGCCTTGGTCTTAGTGATGTTCTTGTCTGGTGTTTTCGCTATTACAATGAGTTTTGGCAAGAGTTCAAGCGAAAGCCAAGGAATCGGTGTTGTCTCAAGGCTCTTGCTATCATTCTGGGGTGGTGCGATTTATACCCTGGCAATGCAACGTTTGGTGCCTAATCCAAAGGACAAGCATCCAAAGAAGAAAATGCCGACTTGGTTGTTACTGATTGTTGTTGCGATTTTGTGGGTCGCCGGTTTCACGGCCTTCATGTTTATCCCGACGGTGGTTAATCCGATCTTGCCTCTCTTTGGTAATGTGCTGGTCTTGGCTTTGGCTTGGTTAGCTTACCTGTTGAACCGTAAGCATGCTGGATTGGAACACGGTGGTATTTTAGCTATCTCAAAGTTGTCTCAACAAGCACGGGTAGATGAGGCTAATCAAAAGGAGTAA
- a CDS encoding response regulator transcription factor, with protein MKILVVDDDQEIAELLEIYLKNEGYEPVIAQDGKEALSKLNTNPDVALMVLDIMMPNMSGLEVLKAVRKDTHIPILMLSAKSSDMDKIQGLISGADDYVTKPFNPLEVMARIRSLLRRSQNMVQEQKPDVLSVASLVINKDSHEVKTTSGDLVNLTALEFGILYLLASHPNRVFSADDIFERVWQQESVVSAKTVMVHVSHLRDKLEEATHGDQVIQTVWGVGYKIEVS; from the coding sequence ATGAAAATCTTAGTTGTCGACGACGATCAAGAAATTGCTGAATTATTAGAAATTTACTTGAAAAATGAAGGCTACGAACCCGTGATTGCACAAGATGGGAAAGAAGCCCTTTCAAAATTAAATACTAACCCGGATGTTGCTTTAATGGTCTTGGACATTATGATGCCCAATATGTCCGGCTTAGAAGTGTTAAAGGCTGTTCGGAAGGACACGCATATTCCAATTTTGATGCTTTCGGCTAAGTCTTCTGATATGGACAAGATTCAGGGACTGATTTCTGGAGCCGATGACTACGTAACAAAACCTTTTAACCCTTTGGAAGTGATGGCTCGGATTCGTTCGCTTTTACGGCGGTCTCAAAACATGGTCCAAGAGCAAAAGCCGGATGTTTTGTCGGTGGCCTCTTTGGTTATCAATAAGGATTCCCACGAAGTGAAGACCACAAGTGGTGATTTGGTTAATTTGACGGCCTTAGAATTTGGAATTTTATACCTCTTGGCTTCTCATCCAAACCGCGTGTTCTCTGCCGATGATATCTTCGAACGTGTTTGGCAACAAGAATCTGTTGTTTCTGCTAAGACAGTTATGGTGCATGTTTCTCATTTGCGCGATAAATTAGAAGAAGCAACCCATGGTGACCAGGTTATCCAGACTGTTTGGGGTGTTGGTTATAAGATTGAAGTGAGTTAA
- a CDS encoding sensor histidine kinase: MVKKSTILAQTVLSLILATLTSAGLAWVLVFDLLQDKMNWSARQSWPFFYIVWLLLLAIWLIHLWRRSRERLLLLNLAKRLYTLANHPDLGHKSNGHDESDLPENQEQRQLPTYSNQARQLTALVDRVVAEFNLAHEEQLAVEKSKDEMMTNISHDLRTPLTAIIGYLGLVVTPNSPLSEEDQAKYLKTAYYKSNQMKTLVEDLFEFAKLQTTQVSLNITDFSLGDLFDQVLANYAMEAENRHLRFATNLDPSVIVMAGDSDKLARVLINLVENALKYGQGASFIKLTGQVREAGLVEIRVINDGPAIPARSANHIFERFYRVEESRNSKTGGTGLGLAIVKGIIDQHNGQVKVESDETATAFVMTLPLKQVKEE; this comes from the coding sequence ATGGTCAAGAAAAGTACAATTCTGGCGCAAACCGTTTTGTCATTAATTTTGGCTACTTTGACCTCCGCTGGCCTTGCCTGGGTGTTGGTTTTTGACCTCTTACAAGACAAAATGAATTGGTCAGCTCGGCAAAGCTGGCCTTTTTTTTACATTGTGTGGCTATTGCTATTGGCTATTTGGTTAATTCATCTCTGGCGCCGCAGTCGGGAACGTTTGTTATTGCTCAACCTGGCAAAACGACTGTACACCCTTGCTAATCATCCTGATCTTGGTCACAAGTCGAATGGCCATGATGAGTCGGACTTGCCCGAAAACCAAGAACAACGTCAGTTACCAACCTATAGCAACCAAGCACGGCAACTCACGGCTTTAGTCGATCGAGTAGTGGCCGAGTTCAATTTGGCCCATGAGGAACAGTTAGCCGTTGAAAAATCGAAGGATGAGATGATGACGAATATCTCTCACGATTTGCGGACGCCACTAACAGCCATTATTGGTTACCTAGGTTTGGTGGTGACGCCAAATTCGCCTTTATCAGAAGAAGACCAGGCTAAGTATTTAAAGACGGCTTATTATAAGTCCAACCAGATGAAGACATTAGTTGAAGACCTCTTTGAGTTTGCCAAGTTGCAAACAACGCAGGTAAGTTTGAATATCACCGATTTCTCGCTTGGTGACCTCTTTGATCAGGTCCTTGCGAATTATGCCATGGAGGCGGAAAATCGGCACCTGCGCTTTGCAACTAATTTAGACCCAAGTGTGATTGTGATGGCTGGTGACTCGGATAAATTAGCCCGGGTTTTGATTAACTTGGTTGAAAACGCATTGAAATATGGTCAAGGTGCTAGTTTTATTAAATTAACTGGTCAAGTCAGGGAGGCTGGATTGGTGGAAATCAGGGTCATTAATGATGGTCCTGCTATACCTGCTCGTTCGGCTAATCATATTTTTGAGCGCTTTTACCGAGTGGAAGAATCGCGCAACAGCAAGACTGGTGGTACGGGCTTAGGGCTCGCAATCGTGAAGGGCATTATTGACCAGCACAACGGTCAAGTAAAAGTCGAATCAGATGAGACGGCCACGGCATTCGTCATGACCCTCCCACTGAAACAAGTGAAAGAAGAATAG